The sequence below is a genomic window from Malassezia restricta chromosome IV, complete sequence.
CTATGCGTGATGCAAAAAAGGCACCTGCCGTCACGGCCATAAGGATGCACACCATGTGAGCGAGACTCGTGCCGATGGCCACGATACTCATGCGATGCGTCGACGCAAGGATCATGGTCGTGATCTGGCTCCGATCGCCCCACTCGCCCAAAAATGACAGGGTCAGCGCCTGTGAAAATGCTGGCGTGAACAATAGGCCACACAAGTTGCGCAAGCCATCTCGAACATACAGGTAAACGCCTGCTTCCTCCGTCGGGCTCCGGGACTCTGTCACGGGGGGCGGGGGGTATGGCCCTGAGTCCGGGGCGCTAGAAGGAGAGCGCCAGTCTTGCATTTCATGTTCTTCCTCATCTTCCTGAATCTCCTCCTGCGTCTCCTTCCACTCTCGGTTGATTTCGTCGCCTTCCATGGTAAACCCTTGATACAGGGCCATGCATCCAAACCCCACAAACAAGAGCGCCGAGATCCAATGTGCGGTCCGGCGCGTCAGTAAAAAGGGCAGGATCGCGCCCATAAAGCTGGAGAGCGTTGACATAATGATCATGGCGACCCAGCAGCCCCAAAACACTGCCACGGGCGAATGGCGCATGGCGAGGATAGCACTCACCAAAAACGTCTTGTCTCCCACCTCACTGAGCGTCGTAAGCGCAAAACTTTTCCCGAGGCCATACATGTCATTCTTCGAGAGAAACATGTGCGTTAGAGCAGAATAAGCCCATGGCGCAAGGCCCTCCCTCGCGGCGGTCGTTGGCATGCGTGAGAGGTGGCTCAAAGGCGGCGAGGGATGCATAGATCAGCTGTTCGGTGCGACCACGTGGCTGAAAGTTCAAATTCTCTAGACGACGGCACTAGAGCATAGAGGAAGGGGACTCTACACGAGGGGGAGGCTGGAACGAAAGACTCGAGTGATCCACGACAGGATCATCCGCGAAGCGCGTGTGAGtgcgcgacatggtgcgACGTCGAATGGTGGGCTCGTGGGAGGCCCTGCTAGACGAGCGAGGTAATGCGTCCTCAGGGGGAAGAGACATGGAAGGTCGAGAGGTTATCGTCTGGTCTTGCACTTCGTCATGGTGCTCCAGGTAGTGGGGGAGCATTACAGCACGGTCGACGGCACTGGGCAGGTTGCGATGACGACCACGTATCATGACAGCCACAATCACGAGTTTGGAGAGGACTGACATGTCACCCACGAGCGAGGCCGATATTTTCGTCGCACCAAAACTCATGCCGACCGTGCCGTAGGCCGATATCAGTTCGAAGATCACGCCAAATACAGACATCGTCTTGTATTCCTCAGACTCGACTTTGTTTTTTTCGCACAAGAGCACAATCCACAAAGCTAACATGACCCACCACAAGTCGTACGCGAGCTGATTGCGAATATGCGTGCCGATAAAGCGGCCCCATACAGCCTGAGACTCGGACTCGTCGGTCTGTTCAGATGGTTCCTCGACGAACAGCGAGCGATCTTCGTACACAttggtgctgcgcatggtCATCATGAGAGGGAACGCAGCAATGTACATCATCACCACTTCTAGCAGGCGCTCTGAGGCCGTGAGGCTTAGAATGTCGAATGTCTGGAATCCAGAGGATCGCGTCGAGACCGATTGGAAAAGCGATGAGAAGATCCATGTACCGTTGCTGGGAAAAGCATGTCTTGTCGCCAAGTCGCAGATCATGAGTAGAAACCAGTCGCTCACAGTGAGGATAAATAGGACAAACAAAAGGAACCACGTGTTGTGAGATGGGAAGAGGTAGAGATAGCAGCGCCGCGGATGGTCCAAGAGGAAAGAAAGCGTCTCATAGGTCCTGGATTGCTTGGACACACACCGGGACATGAACCAAATGACAAAGCGCAGCATGATGGGGAAGCCTGTGTTGCCGATGATGATGAGGATCATTTGGGGTACAAGCATCATATACGACTGTCGCAGAGGGTTGGAGAGACTTGAGTCGCATAGTGACATGCCAGTATTGGTCATGGAACTCACCGTCTGAAAGATCCAAAACCAAGTAGAGTTGCGAGGTGGCTTGGGCTGATCTGCCAGCACCACACGGTACTGGGCAGCGGGATCCGATGCTAGGTACGGCGCTGTGAGCACAATCACGATCGCCACACAAACGAACCAGTAGATCGGAATCAGCCATGACAGCAAGGATAAGGCACGGTATTCCACACCACCgagctcgcggcgctgagcgGACGTCAGGTTGCGAAAGTGAGAGTTGCCTgtgacgagcgcgtcaaAGGTGAGGTAAGGAGCAAACTTGGTCGTTGTGTCTTTGTCATTGTCCGTCAACGGTCGTGACATGGTCATGGTCCGCGCAGCCGGCATCCGTGTACGGTGACGCAGGGAGGTCATTTCCACGAGCGACAAGGCAAAGTCGAACACGGAAGGAAATCCACCGAGACCAGTATCGCGCTTTTTGGTCATAGTGCGATGCAAGGCTTGGCCAGGAAGCTTGGTGAAGTCAGTGGACTCTGGTTCCGGCTCGTCCAACTCGGTGTCGGGTGCAGAGTCGGCGCCTACCTGCCAAGTACGTGCATGTGTCAGCGGGATGGCGTGCGTCATGGAATCGTGCCGGCCCATGGTAGGCGCCACGGTGTGCGTGGGTTTGAGGTTGAGGTTCGTGTGCCAAAGATCCGAGGGGCGGCGGAGGGGGGCATCGCCGAAGGACAACCGGCGAAGCTTGGTCTTGTTCTGTGAGGAAGGGGGCTGATcagcgatgcgcacggAGGCATCCGCAGACGAGCGATGCTCTTGCAAGATGCTCTCCGGCTCTGGATTCGACACCATCGTAGTGTGTTGCCCCGTGGGGTTCACTTGGACGGCGGGGCCCTGCACCCGCTGAATCATGCCTGCATGGAGCTTGGGCTTCTGTGTCGGCTTGCGCGACGTCGCATTCGCTGGATCTGGATGACTCGTCGTGGGAAAGTGGAAGAAGCGACGGATGCGCTTGATATCGTCCTGCAGCTCTTGTTGCtcgcgtgcatgcacgtctTCGACGCGCTTTCGGAGAGTGAAGCTGCGTCCGAGCTCTCTGCGGAACTTGGCACGAAACCAATGGCGGCGAACGAGTACCGTGGTCGTGCTGACCATGATGAGGTTGCCACAGCACATGAGACAGAACAAGATGATTTGCTGCCACAGGGTCAGGTCACTCACCGGCACGGAAACGAGACCCGTCACTGTCATCGCTGAGGCGCACATAAAAAGGCAGTCGATGTACGGGATATAGTGATCCTTGGGATTCGATGCATACATGATCGCGGACCAGAACATGATCATAACGATAAAGTACATCATATGAACCCGAAAATAGTTGAGGTACATATCAGACCAGCGCGCCATACGCGTCGCAAAGCGCTTGATCCCGCGATGAACAGACGCGCGGCTCATGTGCGGGCGACTCACACACAGGAGGCTGTGTGGCAAGAAAAAGGTGCACGCTACTGGAAAAATACGACCGCCCACGTCCTAGAGGCCCAGCCGCAGCAGGCATCCCTGGGGCGATCGCCGCCACTCCACATCGCAGGTCGATCGCCTACGGTCTCCACGTGGCACAGGCTAGGAAGAGGGTcgcgcgccggccgcgGTGCCGTCCACGCGGGTGTGGTCGGaggcgcgtggcgcagccTCGTACACAATAGAGGCGGGCCCGCTGCGCTGAAGTAGGCGCGACTCGCCGCGGAAGCCGAGGTACGAGATGGACGTGTGTGCATcggcgacgccgcgctctgTGCCGAGGCATCCAGGTATGTAGAGTGTGAGCGACTGCACATCGGGGAACCGCGCTGCGAGTAGGGGGATTTCCACGACATCAGACGACTCGGGAATCGATGTCAGCTTCTGGagcggcttgggcgtctcATTCGCTGCGTCCCCAaagtcgagcgcctcggtgTTTTTGTACAGGTGTATAGCGCGGGGCGTGGCATGACCCGGCCCTGATCGCAGaagcagcgagcgcaggcgTACACTGCCGGTGAAAGGCACATACACCatcagctcgtcgtccacgtccgACTCGAGCAGAGGCGAGTCGCTCATACGCTGATCGTACGGCCTGATAATGTGGGCGGCAGATCCCGTCTGCTTCTCGTTCAGGGCCGTGACTTGCTCGCGATCTACATCGAGAAACAGGATGTCCTGCTGCCCCTCGCCAGCCTTGACGTgatcggcatcgtcgtggccatggTGGTGCTCGTGTCCACAGCCGGCGGCCATGACAGAAGGTGTGGAGGAAGCGGAGCCAGCTATGTCGGGGCGTCGAGGGCATGGGCTTCCTCGAGACGCCGCGCTACGGCCGCACGGTGACTGCGGTTCTTGAGATGGATTTCAAAGTTGGTGAGAGACTCGGACGGCCCAGGCTTGTACACTTTGCCTGGGCAGTCTGTGCATTTGATGCGCCAaacgtcgtcgtccgacggcgctggcgagCGGGCATGCAGATGCAGGTGGAAGCGGTCCATGGGGTACttggcgcggcacgcatgGACAGCAtgcacgagccatgcaGGCGGTGAGGCACCCGCCGGCGCACCGGCCTGAGCGTCGCCAAGCTTCGCGTCATACTCGCCGTCCTCCGCCAGGAGAGCCTCGTGCTCGAAGGCATCGCGTCGTTGCCGGTGGTGCGCAGGATCGCGCGAGTACGTCACACTCGGCACGCGTCGGTGCCGGTGGAAGTACTTGCCACACGGACCACACAGCGACTTTTCGCCCAGCGGCCCCTTGCGACGAGCTGGCATCAGCGAGCCTGGCACGCCACAGTTGGAGCAGTGCCACTCGCCGTGATGCATGATGGGCTGCTGCCGTTCCAAGTCTTCCGGGCGCACATGACGTAAGAtcggcgcctcggtcgGCGCGCGGTGTGGCGCAGCCGGTGCCGGCGGTACCTGTCCCAGCCGCGGCTGCGCACGGTGCACAGGCGCCTCGCGGCCGCGTGGATACAGGAAAAACATCTCGTACCAGTCGTGCCtgatgcgcttggccgGCGCAGGGAGCTCGTCGGGGCCGGGACTCGCGTCGTGCTGAGCCGCAGACGAGaggtgcgccgcggcggcggccgcggcgcgtcgcgcatgcatggGCCGCTCCGCCTCCGGCACAGCGCCCTGGAAGCCATACAGCGGAACAGAGCGGATCGTGCGCTGTGGCTCTATGTCCACGTTGTGTGCTCCGCGGCGGCCCTTGGTTTGTCGCCGCTtccggcgcatgtcgcgctcatgctcgcgctccaaGTGCATGACTTCGACGGCATTGAGCTGGACCAGCTTCGGCGTAAAAgcatcgaccatgtcgcgctgccgcgccgcctgcgacgGTGGAATGGCCGGCAGGAAGCTAGGGCGGATATCGTCCTCGACGCCATCAAGCGACTGGTGGGGGTAGCCGACGATCGCGAGCCAGCGGAGATACGCCGCCACTTGCTCACGGATCGAGTGGGCAATGGCCGTCTTGAATTCGCCCGCCAGGCCGAGATCAGCCGTGAAGGCCTCGGCAaagcgctcggcggcgagAGAGTCGGCCGTCGCGATATCCCACTCAAACTGATCCACCAGATGCGTCGCGCCCACGATGATATCAATTTTGATCAgcacgcgcagctcgtctTCTGCGTCGCATGCCTGGGTATCTGTGGGTGTGGACACGGCATCGGGCTCCTGCGAGCGCAAGCGACGCCACGCATCGGCATCCGACTCGGTCAGACGCCCGCGCGTATCGTCGTGCTCACTCGTGGAGCTCATACGCAGAGCCATGGTCGTGGCAAACTCATTCACCTGCGTCTGTACGGCCGTCTTGATCAGCTCCATAAACACTTGCGACGGCACGCCCAAATCCTCGCAGATAGACGCAGCGAACAAGTCCAGggacgcctcgtcctcgacGGCATTCCACATGAACGTATCACGCAGCTTGTACGGATCATGCTCAATGTCCAGGCGAATCGGAACGAGCGTCTCGGGCATcgcagcgaggcgctcacTCCATTGCAGCTTCGGACGCAACTcatgctgccgctgctttTGCGCAGGATATAGGATCTGCAGCGGCTCGGTGCGGGGTGACGACTCAgtgacgcggcgctgccaCCACGGTATCGGCCGCTGAGCGCGCATCAAGTGCTTCATGCGCGCTTGGAGCTCCTGCTCCATCGCCTGGTCTTGGCGCCGACGTAGCTGATCGTACGCGGCGTCCTTCTCCATCGTAGCTCGCaagtcgtcttcgtccttCGCCGCCATCGGCTTCCAGTCCTTGAGTTTGCGCACATGCGTGTTGCTGGGCGTAATCGGCATGCCCACCGCTGACTgagacggcggcgcgccgcccagcacaaACGGCTGGCCCGGGGCAAAGGTCGGCAGCTCCGGCCACGCAGGTGCCTTGGCCACAGGCGGAACAttcgctcgtgctgcgctTGCCAGCGTCGCAAGCTGCGGTGGAAGCACACCCAGCGACGATGCCTCATCCAGGCGCAGGACGACGCCTTCGCCCAGACTCGCCGTGGGCGTCACGGGCATctgagcgcatcgcatgaACACATAGCCTAGCtgaagcagcgcatggaaCGGCGTGAAATGAGCATCATTCTGCGCTTTGGACGCTtgcatggcgcgcacgagcaccgCCTGTTGCTTTGGTACGCTcagcgacggcgtccaTGCGGCggacggcgctggcggcgggCGCGTCACGACaccaggcacaggcgccgcaAAAGACGGCGCGACCGGCGCTGCCTCAGACGCAGGCGGCCGAGGCTGCCGCGGCGGTCGGCCGCGTCGCGCCCCCGACGCCTTGCCCAGAAGCGGCGGTCGGCCCACGGGACGCGAAGGGCCAGGCTGACTCGTTGTCCTCCGCACGGTGGGCTTGGTATCTGCGTGCGAAAAGGTATGCGACGTGGACGCCTGGCTCATCCAGGCAGGATTGATCGTGCCGCTCTCCACAGCGGCTGgtggacgcggcggcatccACGGCGGCGTGGGTGTCGTATAGGCCGTGGGCGCCACGGAAGGCACGCCCACGTCGTTGGAGGCTGGCGACTGTCGCGATGGCGCATCACGTTCATTCCACGCACTACTGCCCTGGGCAGCATGCGGCGTCGGTAGCATCACACGCGTCAACCCACCGGTGGTAGGCAGACGACCGACGTCGTTCGTCATcccacgacgccacgcGCACCAGGCGCTGACGTTGTGGATCACGTGATAGCATGCGCGAAGCGTATACGAGGGCATCTATGAGGGGGTGTCGgacggcagcggcgctggctccTGACGACGTTTttggaggcggcgctggtgctTGTCCCACGCCTCGAGGGCggcacggcgacgacgcagacCGTCTTCGCCCGCCTTGCTCAGCACGCCCATGACAAGCTCTGCTACGCGCGGCGAGTCGTCGTTCGCCGGGATCGCGTACGTCACGGAGCGTGGGTCCACATTGGTATCGATGATGGCCATGGTGGGTACATGGCATTGCGTCGCTTCACGAATCGCGTGCTCATTTTCCGTGGGATTCAGCACAATGACCAGGTCCGGGCGGTAGCCTAGCGTCGACAGCTGGGTCATGTTGGGCACACTCTCGTCCTTCAGGTTTCcctgcgtgcgctggctCTGTACGCTGTACTGCGTCGCAGAGGCCAGGAGTTTCGAGGCGTTGGTGAGCACACCTGGCAGCCACCGCTCGGTGCTGACATGGAATCCATTCGCGCCCAGGCGCTCAACCGCAGAGCGAATCGAGGGACGCAAGTCCGGACGTGTGCCGACAATGAGCACAACACCGTCGTTTTCCGTGATACCACGAACGACCTGGGCAGCGCGGCGAAGCGCTggcagcgtcgcgcgctcgacatcgATCACGGCCATGCCGTGGCGGTAGCCATACAGAAGCGGCTCAAAGCTGCGCTTGACATGCTGCTTAGCATGGCCCATTTGCGCAGTCGCCGCCAACAGGTGGGACAGCGTGAGTTGGTGCGCTTCCAGCGGCTGCGTCCGCACCTTGAACGGACGGAAGGAGGTATCACGAGTTTGTGTGCTGGCCAAGCCAGCCATATCCATCATCATCGCGCGCCTCATGCGGcggatgcggcgctcgagggcatcaTGGGCGCCCTCCGGGTCCTGTGCCGCCAGCTGGGCCTGGGTTTGTTCGCGACTGAcctgcacggcctcggcatcCGCTTgcggcacgtcgatggGCTCCTCGGGGATCAAAAATCCTGCGTTCATTTCCTGCGCGGATGAGAACATCCGGgcgagccgcggcgcgcgccacgcggcgcgcgaaAGACGCGCTGTCGATGCCATCGGATGgagatgcagcagcagcagcagcagcggctggCGGAGGGGAGGCTCGacgtcttcttcttgcgTCGGCCGAGATTCGGCCGAGACAGCCGCAGTCGAGCGCCTTGGTTGGTGTAGGCGGGCGGGGTGAGAAAAAAAAGGCGAGCAGCGAAGAAAACGAGCAGAGCTCGAACCTGGGTTTCCAACGGACCTCGAAGCTACAAGCATGTCGGCGGAAGTGCCTTCTACGAACGACTCGAACGTGTACGAGGGTGCCATTGGTATTGACCTTGGTACGACCTACTCGTGTGTTGGCTGGTGGACCAACGAGCGTGTTGAGATCATTGCCAACGACCAGGGTAACCGCACGACGCCCTCGTACGTCGCTTTCACGGAGAACGAGCGTCTGATTGGTGATGCCGCCAAGAACCAGGCTGCTATGAACCCTCGTCAGACGGTGTTTGACGCCAAGCGCCTGATCGGCCGTCGCTTTGACGACCCTGACGTGAAGAAGGACATGCAGTCGTGGCCCTTCACGGTGGTGGACAAGGACGGCAGCCCTGTCATTGAGGTCGAGTACCTCGGTGAGAAGAAGCAGTTTGCCCCGCAGGAGATCTCGTCGATGGTGCTGCTGAAGATGAAGGAGGTGGCCGAGGCCAAGATCGGCAAGGAGGTGAAGAAGGCCGTCGTTACGGTGCCCGCCTACTTTAACGACTCGCAGCGTCTGGCCACGAAGGATGCAGGTATGTATACGAGTTGtctcgctcgcgacgatTATGCGAAATATTCCATGCTAAGTCTGATGTCTCTGAGGACAAAGCCATATATTCGGCATGCTGAATGAGCGGCGAGGAGACGCTGTGTGGACGGTACTAACCGGCAGGTGCGATTGCGGGTCTGGATGTGCTCCGTATCATCAACGAGCCCACGGCTGCTGCCATTGCGTACGGTCTGGACTCGAAGTCGAGCCAGGAGAAGAACGTGCTCATTTTCGACCTGGGTGGTGGTACGTTTGATGTGTCGCTGCTCAACATCACCGGTGGTGTGTTTGCCGTCAAGGCCACGGCGGGTGACACGCACCTGGGTGGTGAGGACTTTGACAacacgctgctcgagcactTCAAGAAGGACTTTGAGCGCAAGAACAAGGTCGACATGTCGAACGATGCCCGTGCGctccgccgcctgcgcagcgcctgtgagcgtgccaagcgtACGCTGTCGAGTGTGACGCAGACGAGCGTGGAAGTGGACTCGCTGTTCCAGGGCATTGACTTCCAGGCCAACATTACGCGTGCGCGCTTTGAGGAGATCAACGCCGCTGCGTTCAAGGGCACGCTGGAGCCTGTGGCCAAGGTGCTGAAGGACTCCAAGATCCCGGCGGACAAGGTCGACGATATTGTGCTGGTCGGTGGCTCGACGCGTATCCCCAAGATCCAGTCGCTTGTGTCGGAGTTCTTTGGTGGTCGTCAGCTGAACAAGTCGATCAACCCtgacgaggccgtggcCTACGGTGCTGCGGTGCAGGGTGCCGTGCTCACGAACCAGACGAGCGACAAGACGGCCGAcctgctcctgctcgaTGTGGCGCCCCTGTCGCTCGGTGTGGCCATGCAGGGCGACATGTTTGGTGtggtcgtgccgcgcaaCACGCCGATCCCGACGAACAAGACGCGTGTGTTTACGACCGTCGAGGACAACCAGACGCAGGTCACGTTCCCTGTGTACGAGGGtgagcgcacgcagtgcAAGGACAACCGCCTGCTCGGTGAGTTTGAGCTCACGGGCATTccgcccatgccgcgtGGCCAGGCCGAGCTCGTGTGCACGTTTGAAGTGGACGCGAACGGTCTGCTGAAGGTGTCGGCTATGGACAAGGCCTCGGGCCGCAAGGCGAACATCACGATCACGAACTCGGTCGGCCGTCTCAGCTCGACGGAGATTGAGCAGATGATCAAGGACTCGGAGACGTTCAAGAACGCCGACAAGGAGTTCCAGGCGAAGCACGACTCGCGCAACGACCTCGAGGCGTACGTGCACTCGGTCGAGAGCACCGTGTCGAACCCCGCCGCGACGTTCAAGCGCGCTGCCAAGATCCAGATTGAGCAGGAGCTGGCCAAGGCCATGGAGCTCCTCGAGGTCGAGGACGCCAGTGCCGACGACTACcgccgcgcctcgctgcgccTCAAGCGCTCCGTGCAAAAGGGTCTCTCGGGCGGCCGCTAATTCCATAGCGAAAAAGACAGAGCCTATGGCCGTTTCTATCCTCCCggctgcagcacgcgctgcagcgccgcgtgcgtctgcagcgtgcgccatggcccggccgcgacgatgcggccggCCTCCAGCACCACGACGCGGTCGCACTGCCGCATGACGTGCACGTCGTGCGTCACCACCACGGCCGTACTGTCCGTCGCGCGCAGATGCGACAGGATCTGatcgcgcgtcgcatgatccagcgcggACGTcggctcgtccagcagccagaggcaggcgcggcgcgcaaACGCCCGCGCCCACTCGATCCGCTGCGCCTGTCCACCGCTgagcgacgtcgacgtgcccAGCCGCGTCGCGTACTGCGCCGGGAGCGCCTCGATAAAcgcgtgcgcacatgcctgctgcgccgccagcacgagcgcatcgtggGCGATGGGCCGTCCCGCGGCGATGTTGTCCGCGACCGTGGCGGGGAAGAGCGTcggatgctgcgccacgacagCTAGCGACGAGCGCAGATGCGCCGAGTCCATCGCAGCGAGGCGGTGGTGGTCCATGTACACCGACCCCTGCTGCGGCTCGTACAGCCGCTGCAAgagcgccagcagcgtcgtctTGCCACTCCCCGAGCGGCCCACAAGCGCGATCTTCTCGCCCGGCGTCACATGCAGGCTCACGTCcgtcagcagcggcgcggcgccgtacGAAAACGACACATGCTCCAGCGACACATGCCCCCACGCCAGCTCGGGCGTCTCGGTGCCGTGCCAGTCACTCGCCGCCTCCTCCCGCAGCATcgccaggcggcgcacgcggcccaGCGCCGGCAGGCACTGTCCGGCGACGGGCATCACCGACGCCGCACTCGCCGCATACGCCAGTGTGAACACGAGCGGACTCAGCACGTCCAACACACGGCGCACATcgtacgtgccgagcgtcagcagcacggcgcccagcgcatACAGGACCGCCTCCGCCGTGTACATGATCGCATCGCCCAGACCCGCGCCACATgccaccgccgtcgccgtgcgcagGCCCGCGACATACGCACGCTccgcggcgcccagcgcctcggtctccagcagcgcatcgaggcccatcgcacgcaccgcgcgctgctgccgcacATAGTCATACACACGCTCCGCGGCCGTCGTCcgcgcgtgcatcgctgcgccctcgcgccgcgcaagccatgcgccatgcacgccctGCGCTACGACGCccaccagcagcagggCGCACGCACACAGCGTCAGGtgccagccacgcacgaTGGACCACACGAGCGCCCCCACGCCCATCGCCAGCAAGACCGCGCCCTGGCCGACCATCTCACTCACCAACAgccgcgcatcgtccgccTCCTTGACGATATGCGCCGTCAGCGTACTGGGCGCCTCTTTGTCGTAGAACGTGCAGTCCTGCGCAagcagcatgcgcatggcgtACAGCCTCACACGCTGCATCCAGTGCGTCGCCAGCATGTCCATCaccacgaggcgcgcgcccTTGCACAGGCCATCGGCGACCGCGAGACCCGCCGtcgcgcccagcaggccgcccgcgagcggcgcgtgctgagccACCGCCACAAGCACCTGCGTCAGGCACAGAGAAAACGCAGGCACGGTGATCCCCGACACGACGCACagaagcagcgcggcgcagaACCACACACGCGACGGCAACGTACGCCACATCCACccgagcgcatgcggcaGCGAGAGCGGCtgcacaggcgcatcgtcgatcGCCTCCGCCTTCtcatcgagcagcgcagcaggcggcgcgcgagccaCGTACGACGGCGGCCTTGTCTCGTACGAGATGGGCGCATACGACAGCGACCGCATCGGCCCATGCTCCACGACACGGCCGTCGGACATGACATGCACATACTCATCCGGGGCCACGAGCGACAGGTCATGCGTGATGATGATCGTCGTCTGGTCCTGACGCCACGCCTTGATCGCCGCGTGGATCGAGAGCGCTGTCGCATGATCCAGCGCAGACGtcgcctcgtccagcacaagCACCGGCGCATCCAACATGAGAGCACGCGCCAGGGCtacgcgctgctgctggccgCCACTGAGCGAGACGCCccgcgtgccgagcatggtgtcgaggccatgcggcagcgcacgcacgacagACGTCAACTGCATCGCCGCACACACCGCCTCGAGTCGCTCCGGCGCCACgggatgcggcgcgagaTTCTCGCGCAGGCTCCGCTCCAGTATGAGCGGCTCCTGGCGGACACACACGACATGCGCACGGTacgcggcacacgcgcgaatgtcgacgccatcgatCAACACGCGGCCCTCAACAGGGTCGTACAGCCGCGCCACAACGGCCGCGATGGAGCTCTTGCCCGAGCCACTCGGGCCCACCAAGTACGTCGTGCCCTCCAGCTTCATCGACACG
It includes:
- a CDS encoding ATP-binding cassette, subfamily B (MDR/TAP), member 1; amino-acid sequence: MRCSTVPAPLDVDDCTEKVSIPSSGLCTPGWHVPGPTHAEVKRSVSPVSLSSEKEAEAAWRMQVPPLRRSLRRLYAPLRWTELGLMVPGIVLALACGAIPISMSYVLGRAFRALGEYDSSRVDASAVLLDTMRDDCVGLVGLAGAALLLRALDTYVWLVIGERGARAWRSSIIAAIVRKDVSWFDLGMSLESDTGAAGLLTMYASETDDVRLAMGIHVGGMARHFATMLLSTVFSLTRQWKLTLVIYATLPLVVIITAVGDAMAAPLEARTRQQTRELSTLVEKCLSAIQLIKAYTWERAQMDALTACAAVYRRWHSRWTLVLGVRLGLGAAVSLLTFLQGFGYGMVLVRHGQADAADVLSTFLACLVAMSQLQTILQRLAALERGVGAASRLERLRLSCVTTSRIAPAPQPLPTVQGRLSLQRVSLSYPARPDVRVLRDVSMKLEGTTYLVGPSGSGKSSIAAVVARLYDPVEGRVLIDGVDIRACAAYRAHVVCVRQEPLILERSLRENLAPHPVAPERLEAVCAAMQLTSVVRALPHGLDTMLGTRGVSLSGGQQQRVALARALMLDAPVLVLDEATSALDHATALSIHAAIKAWRQDQTTIIITHDLSLVAPDEYVHVMSDGRVVEHGPMRSLSYAPISYETRPPSYVARAPPAALLDEKAEAIDDAPVQPLSLPHALGWMWRTLPSRVWFCAALLLCVVSGITVPAFSLCLTQVLVAVAQHAPLAGGLLGATAGLAVADGLCKGARLVVMDMLATHWMQRVRLYAMRMLLAQDCTFYDKEAPSTLTAHIVKEADDARLLVSEMVGQGAVLLAMGVGALVWSIVRGWHLTLCACALLLVGVVAQGVHGAWLARREGAAMHARTTAAERVYDYVRQQRAVRAMGLDALLETEALGAAERAYVAGLRTATAVACGAGLGDAIMYTAEAVLYALGAVLLTLGTYDVRRVLDVLSPLVFTLAYAASAASVMPVAGQCLPALGRVRRLAMLREEAASDWHGTETPELAWGHVSLEHVSFSYGAAPLLTDVSLHVTPGEKIALVGRSGSGKTTLLALLQRLYEPQQGSVYMDHHRLAAMDSAHLRSSLAVVAQHPTLFPATVADNIAAGRPIAHDALVLAAQQACAHAFIEALPAQYATRLGTSTSLSGGQAQRIEWARAFARRACLWLLDEPTSALDHATRDQILSHLRATDSTAVVVTHDVHVMRQCDRVVVLEAGRIVAAGPWRTLQTHAALQRVLQPGG
- a CDS encoding heat shock 70kDa protein 1/2/6/8, coding for MSAEVPSTNDSNVYEGAIGIDLGTTYSCVGWWTNERVEIIANDQGNRTTPSYVAFTENERLIGDAAKNQAAMNPRQTVFDAKRLIGRRFDDPDVKKDMQSWPFTVVDKDGSPVIEVEYLGEKKQFAPQEISSMVLLKMKEVAEAKIGKEVKKAVVTVPAYFNDSQRLATKDAGAIAGLDVLRIINEPTAAAIAYGLDSKSSQEKNVLIFDLGGGTFDVSLLNITGGVFAVKATAGDTHLGGEDFDNTLLEHFKKDFERKNKVDMSNDARALRRLRSACERAKRTLSSVTQTSVEVDSLFQGIDFQANITRARFEEINAAAFKGTLEPVAKVLKDSKIPADKVDDIVLVGGSTRIPKIQSLVSEFFGGRQLNKSINPDEAVAYGAAVQGAVLTNQTSDKTADLLLLDVAPLSLGVAMQGDMFGVVVPRNTPIPTNKTRVFTTVEDNQTQVTFPVYEGERTQCKDNRLLGEFELTGIPPMPRGQAELVCTFEVDANGLLKVSAMDKASGRKANITITNSVGRLSSTEIEQMIKDSETFKNADKEFQAKHDSRNDLEAYVHSVESTVSNPAATFKRAAKIQIEQELAKAMELLEVEDASADDYRRASLRLKRSVQKGLSGGR